Proteins encoded in a region of the Methanofollis tationis genome:
- a CDS encoding DNA-directed RNA polymerase subunit A', with product MTSPKRIGKIEFGLLSPKEIRQMSVRKIIWADTYDDDGYPYSQGLMDLHLGVIDPGMRCKTCAQKASDCPGHFGHIELAKPVIHVGYTRLIRKLLRVSCRSCGRLLLSPDEITKIVGTEEDESGDLVTEKDIKKERVCPYCGEQQLKVNFEKPTTFSEVVVEENGKKGEHKLTPADIRARLERIPDEDLRLLGINPDVARPEWTILTVLPVPPVTMRPSIILENGQRSEDDLTHKLVDIIRINQRFKENQDAGAPQLIIEDLWELLQYHVTTYMDNEVAGCPPARHRSGRPLKTLSQRLKGKDGRFRGSLSGKRVNFSARTVISPDPFLDVNEVGVPLAIANEMSVPVRVTNYNLEAARFYVRNGVDRKNLIDPPGANYVIRPDQRRIRLSDENKSDVADQIEPGWTVERQLRDGDIVLFNRQPSLHRMSIMAHHIKIMEGKTFRLNPAVCPPYNADFDGDEMNLHVPQTEEAMAEAEILVNVEENIRSPRFGGPIIGGIHDHISGIFLLTHGVRWFTKEEVLYLLRHAEVEHLPEPGKVENGVEYWSNKQVFSAILPPGINMIFKASSCKHCDTCKKELCDQDTYVKMRDGELVTGTIDKKAIGAFDGEIVNRIIRQYSQKRAAQFINDVTRLSIRGIMFDGFSFGIDDEDLTKTEYGQIKEVLDNAEKDVRRRIQIYEDGQLEPMPGRTEEETLEMQIMQVLGKARDRTGEIASRHLGLSNSAVVMAVSGARGSILNLTQMAGCVGQQSVRGERIVRGYDQRTLPHFKRGDRGSAAHGFVRSSYKSGLNPTEFFFHAIGGREGLVDTAVRTSQSGYLQRRMINALQDLKVEYDRSVRTTGGRMLQFKYGEDGTDPVKSNYGAPVDVKGVIENVLKEEV from the coding sequence ATGACAAGCCCGAAGAGAATTGGAAAGATAGAGTTCGGTCTCCTCTCGCCCAAGGAGATCCGTCAGATGAGCGTGCGAAAGATCATCTGGGCGGACACCTACGACGACGACGGATATCCGTATTCACAGGGGTTGATGGACCTCCACCTCGGCGTCATCGATCCGGGTATGCGGTGCAAGACCTGCGCCCAGAAGGCCAGCGACTGTCCAGGCCACTTCGGCCACATCGAACTCGCAAAGCCGGTGATCCACGTCGGCTACACCCGGCTGATCAGAAAACTGCTCCGTGTCTCGTGCCGGAGTTGCGGCAGGCTTCTCCTCTCGCCCGACGAGATCACAAAGATCGTCGGGACCGAGGAAGACGAGAGCGGCGACCTCGTTACCGAGAAGGACATCAAGAAGGAGCGCGTCTGCCCGTATTGCGGCGAGCAGCAGCTGAAGGTGAACTTCGAGAAACCAACAACCTTTTCCGAGGTCGTGGTCGAGGAGAACGGCAAGAAGGGCGAGCACAAACTCACCCCGGCAGACATCCGCGCCCGACTGGAGAGGATCCCGGACGAGGACCTCAGACTGCTCGGGATCAACCCGGACGTGGCGCGGCCCGAGTGGACGATCCTGACCGTGCTGCCGGTGCCGCCGGTGACCATGCGTCCCTCGATCATCCTGGAGAACGGTCAGCGCTCAGAGGACGACCTTACCCACAAACTCGTGGACATCATCAGGATCAACCAGCGGTTCAAGGAAAACCAGGACGCTGGCGCCCCCCAGCTGATCATCGAGGATCTCTGGGAACTCCTGCAGTACCATGTCACCACCTACATGGACAACGAAGTGGCCGGATGCCCGCCGGCGCGGCACCGTTCCGGCCGACCGTTAAAGACACTATCCCAGCGGCTGAAAGGGAAAGACGGACGTTTCAGGGGCTCACTTTCAGGTAAACGTGTGAATTTCTCCGCACGTACCGTCATATCCCCTGACCCGTTCCTTGATGTGAACGAGGTCGGCGTGCCTCTCGCAATCGCGAACGAGATGAGCGTGCCGGTGCGGGTGACAAACTACAACCTTGAGGCCGCGCGGTTCTATGTACGGAACGGCGTCGATCGCAAGAACTTAATCGACCCGCCGGGCGCAAACTACGTGATCCGCCCGGACCAGAGGCGCATCCGTCTCTCCGATGAGAACAAAAGCGATGTCGCCGACCAGATCGAACCGGGATGGACAGTCGAGCGTCAGCTGCGGGACGGGGACATCGTGCTCTTCAACCGTCAGCCCTCTCTGCACCGGATGTCGATCATGGCCCACCACATCAAGATCATGGAAGGCAAGACCTTCAGGCTGAACCCTGCAGTCTGCCCGCCATACAACGCCGACTTCGACGGGGACGAGATGAACCTCCATGTCCCGCAGACCGAGGAGGCAATGGCCGAGGCCGAGATCCTGGTGAACGTGGAGGAGAATATCCGGTCGCCCCGCTTCGGCGGGCCGATCATCGGCGGTATCCACGATCACATCTCCGGGATCTTCCTGTTGACCCACGGAGTCCGCTGGTTCACAAAGGAGGAGGTGCTCTACCTCCTGAGGCATGCCGAGGTCGAACACCTGCCCGAGCCCGGAAAGGTCGAGAACGGCGTGGAGTACTGGAGCAACAAGCAGGTCTTTTCAGCGATCCTCCCCCCCGGCATCAACATGATCTTCAAGGCGTCCTCCTGCAAGCACTGTGATACCTGCAAGAAGGAGCTCTGCGACCAGGATACCTACGTAAAGATGCGGGACGGCGAGCTGGTCACCGGCACCATCGATAAAAAGGCGATCGGCGCCTTCGACGGTGAGATCGTCAACCGGATCATCCGCCAGTACTCGCAGAAGCGGGCGGCGCAGTTCATCAACGACGTGACCCGCCTCTCGATCAGAGGGATCATGTTCGACGGGTTCTCGTTCGGGATCGACGACGAAGACCTGACCAAGACCGAGTACGGCCAGATCAAGGAGGTGCTGGACAACGCCGAGAAGGATGTCCGCCGCCGGATCCAGATCTACGAGGACGGGCAACTCGAACCGATGCCCGGCCGTACCGAAGAAGAGACCCTTGAGATGCAGATCATGCAGGTGCTCGGCAAGGCCCGTGACCGCACCGGTGAGATTGCATCCCGTCACCTCGGTCTCTCGAACTCTGCTGTGGTGATGGCCGTCTCGGGTGCCAGAGGTTCGATCCTGAACCTGACCCAGATGGCCGGGTGCGTCGGGCAGCAGTCGGTGCGTGGCGAGCGTATCGTCCGTGGTTACGACCAGCGGACCCTCCCGCATTTCAAGCGGGGCGACCGCGGCTCGGCAGCGCACGGGTTTGTCCGCTCGTCGTACAAGAGCGGGCTCAACCCGACCGAGTTCTTCTTCCACGCCATCGGTGGCCGTGAGGGTCTGGTAGATACGGCGGTCCGTACATCGCAGAGCGGTTACCTGCAGCGGCGGATGATCAACGCCCTGCAGGATCTGAAGGTGGAATACGACCGTTCAGTGAGAACGACCGGAGGGCGCATGCTCCAGTTCAAGTACGGCGAGGACGGCACTGACCCGGTAAAGAGCAACTACGGTGCACCGGTGGACGTGAAAGGCGTGATTGAGAATGTGCTCAAGGAGGAGGTCTGA
- a CDS encoding VOC family protein: MDITFRSTVLFVNNIERSKAFYVDLLGQEVEMDLGANIGFVGGLALWDRTYVNGLLYAGKMPQGEAPAPPMEVYFETAEIEALAGRVAEAGVRLLHPLREQPWAQRAIRFFDPDGHLIEAAEPMPAVVARLAAKGISEAGISERTTLPPQVVSAMLGNECCD; encoded by the coding sequence ATGGACATCACCTTCAGGAGCACGGTTCTCTTCGTCAACAATATCGAGCGCTCTAAGGCCTTCTATGTCGATCTGCTCGGGCAGGAGGTGGAGATGGACCTCGGCGCGAACATCGGGTTTGTCGGCGGGCTTGCCCTCTGGGACCGCACCTATGTGAACGGCCTGCTGTACGCCGGGAAGATGCCGCAGGGCGAGGCGCCGGCCCCGCCGATGGAGGTCTATTTCGAGACGGCGGAGATCGAAGCGCTGGCCGGGCGGGTCGCAGAGGCCGGCGTCCGTCTCCTCCACCCCCTCCGGGAACAGCCATGGGCCCAGCGCGCGATCCGGTTCTTTGACCCGGACGGCCACCTGATCGAGGCGGCCGAACCGATGCCGGCGGTGGTCGCACGTCTTGCGGCCAAAGGAATTTCTGAGGCTGGTATCAGCGAGCGAACGACGCTGCCGCCACAGGTCGTGTCGGCGATGCTGGGGAACGAGTGCTGTGACTGA
- the rpoA2 gene encoding DNA-directed RNA polymerase subunit A'' → MDESMLDTIHTADLPEATKNELIESLEGRQVSSEAFEEIMKGVWAEYAQTRIEPCEACGVIAAQSLGEPGTQMTMRTFHYAGVAEINVTLGLPRLIEIMDARKEPSTPTMTIHLDVDYAIDRDKAREVSWQIEAAPLHEFGDIVTDMANMKVEMRLNPQVCDKRKISMAEIMERAPQKIRDRRHYRDFESEGNPADGTIVFTPKNESYQNLFQLAEHVRNVIVQGIDDIERVVVRKEGGEYILYTEGSNIKDVFEIEGVDTTRTRTNNINEISQILGIEAARNAIIDEMKSTLGEQGISVDVRHIMLIADMMCMDGEVKQIGRHGIAGEKESVLSRAAFEVTVNHLLDAAVANETDILNGVTENVIVGQPIQMGTGDIKLIAKPINQEN, encoded by the coding sequence ATGGACGAATCGATGCTGGATACCATCCATACGGCCGATCTTCCCGAGGCGACAAAGAACGAACTGATCGAGAGTCTTGAAGGCAGGCAGGTCAGCAGCGAAGCGTTCGAGGAGATCATGAAAGGCGTCTGGGCAGAGTATGCTCAGACCAGGATCGAACCCTGTGAGGCATGCGGGGTCATCGCCGCCCAGTCCCTCGGGGAACCGGGCACGCAGATGACGATGCGTACCTTCCACTACGCCGGTGTGGCCGAGATCAACGTCACCCTCGGTCTGCCCCGTCTGATCGAAATCATGGACGCCCGCAAGGAGCCCTCGACCCCGACGATGACCATCCATCTCGATGTGGACTATGCCATCGACAGGGATAAGGCCCGTGAAGTCTCCTGGCAGATCGAAGCGGCCCCCCTCCACGAATTTGGAGACATCGTCACCGACATGGCGAACATGAAGGTCGAGATGCGCCTGAACCCGCAGGTCTGCGATAAAAGGAAGATCTCGATGGCCGAGATCATGGAGCGGGCGCCACAGAAGATCCGGGACCGCCGCCATTACCGCGACTTCGAGTCTGAGGGGAACCCTGCAGACGGAACGATCGTCTTCACACCCAAAAATGAGAGTTATCAGAACCTCTTCCAGCTGGCCGAACATGTACGCAATGTGATCGTACAGGGTATCGACGACATTGAGCGTGTCGTTGTCCGGAAAGAGGGAGGAGAGTATATACTTTATACTGAAGGCTCCAACATTAAGGACGTGTTCGAGATCGAGGGTGTCGACACCACCCGGACCCGCACGAACAACATCAACGAGATCTCTCAGATCCTCGGGATCGAGGCGGCGAGGAATGCGATCATCGATGAGATGAAGAGCACCCTCGGCGAGCAGGGTATCTCAGTTGATGTGCGTCACATCATGCTCATTGCCGACATGATGTGCATGGACGGCGAGGTCAAGCAGATCGGACGGCACGGGATTGCAGGCGAGAAGGAGAGCGTGCTTTCCCGTGCCGCATTCGAGGTGACGGTGAACCACCTCCTCGACGCGGCGGTTGCAAATGAAACCGATATCCTCAACGGCGTGACCGAGAACGTCATTGTCGGTCAGCCGATCCAGATGGGAACCGGGGATATCAAGTTGATCGCCAAACCCATAAACCAGGAGAATTGA
- a CDS encoding DUF6141 family protein gives MTEHALFRERQHFRQIWLWVLLLAIALISWWGAVQQVVLGIPFGTNPGPDWMAVLIALVFGTVFPLFFTVLALQVEVRGDGLYYRFFPFHLRYRRIGWNETVAYAPVSYSPLSSYGGWGIRWGAGGKAYNVAGNLGVRFCLADGRKILFGSADPSGFAEAVQVASGIGADPSGVCDNSHRPFS, from the coding sequence GTGACTGAACATGCCCTGTTCAGGGAGCGGCAGCACTTCAGACAGATCTGGCTCTGGGTGCTCCTCCTCGCCATCGCCCTCATCTCGTGGTGGGGGGCGGTGCAGCAGGTGGTCCTCGGAATACCTTTCGGAACAAACCCTGGTCCGGACTGGATGGCAGTCCTGATCGCCCTCGTATTCGGGACCGTCTTTCCCCTTTTCTTCACCGTGCTCGCCCTCCAGGTAGAAGTGAGGGGTGACGGGCTGTACTACCGTTTTTTTCCGTTCCACCTCAGATACCGCCGGATCGGCTGGAACGAGACGGTTGCCTATGCGCCGGTCTCTTACAGCCCCCTGTCGAGTTACGGGGGCTGGGGGATTCGGTGGGGTGCGGGCGGGAAGGCCTATAACGTCGCGGGCAATCTGGGGGTTCGGTTCTGTCTCGCCGACGGCCGGAAGATCCTCTTCGGATCGGCCGATCCTTCTGGCTTCGCGGAAGCAGTGCAGGTGGCATCGGGTATAGGGGCGGACCCTTCGGGCGTCTGCGACAACTCGCACCGGCCATTCAGTTAG
- a CDS encoding 50S ribosomal protein L30e — protein sequence MDFNESLRRAIKTGKVFLGQNSTEECVNAGKAQLVVIARNCPAAFKEAMMAREDVSTYVYEDSGKQLGKACGRPHVVSALAIVEAGESDILSIKRA from the coding sequence ATGGACTTTAACGAGTCTTTGAGAAGAGCCATAAAAACCGGAAAGGTCTTCCTTGGACAGAACTCAACCGAAGAATGTGTCAACGCCGGAAAGGCCCAGCTTGTGGTCATCGCCCGGAATTGTCCCGCAGCATTCAAAGAAGCCATGATGGCCCGTGAAGACGTCTCGACCTATGTCTATGAGGATTCGGGCAAGCAGCTCGGGAAAGCGTGCGGAAGGCCGCATGTCGTCAGTGCACTCGCCATCGTTGAGGCCGGCGAGTCAGACATCCTCAGCATCAAGAGGGCCTAG
- a CDS encoding NusA-like transcription termination signal-binding factor has protein sequence MVEIKLTEDCMRLISQFENLTGAGSRDCVVDERNDRIIFVINPGDMGLAIGKKGATIKKASDTFGKRIEVVEYSADPEQFLKNCFLPAQVLSISFEENEDGEKVAIVDVKPEDRGLAIGKEGKNIFKAKKLAGRQHDIADVQLVQDDEGF, from the coding sequence ATGGTAGAGATTAAGCTAACAGAAGACTGCATGCGGCTGATCTCCCAGTTCGAGAACCTGACCGGCGCGGGAAGCCGCGACTGCGTCGTCGACGAGCGGAACGACCGTATCATCTTTGTGATCAATCCTGGCGATATGGGTCTTGCAATCGGGAAGAAGGGCGCCACCATCAAGAAGGCGTCGGACACCTTCGGGAAAAGGATCGAGGTTGTCGAGTACTCCGCCGACCCCGAACAGTTTCTGAAGAACTGCTTCCTCCCGGCTCAGGTCCTCTCGATCTCGTTTGAGGAGAACGAGGACGGCGAGAAAGTGGCGATCGTGGACGTAAAGCCCGAGGACCGCGGCCTTGCCATCGGCAAGGAAGGAAAGAACATCTTCAAGGCAAAGAAACTCGCCGGACGCCAGCACGACATCGCCGATGTCCAGCTCGTTCAGGACGACGAGGGCTTCTGA